The following proteins are encoded in a genomic region of Clostridium pasteurianum BC1:
- a CDS encoding helix-turn-helix domain-containing protein gives MSGRKITFNKEKSIELYKSGLKYKEIAEILNVNENTLRSFFKRNVINNNEINSKRLENKKSLNIDKNNDSAFELEHSNLLSADDLKELREEKNYGINPNESVGTYSFLLWNRQSYKKGKRKKFIFDENRGAITNDVPSSY, from the coding sequence ATGTCGGGTAGAAAAATAACTTTTAATAAAGAGAAATCAATCGAATTATATAAAAGTGGATTAAAGTACAAGGAGATAGCAGAGATATTAAATGTAAATGAAAACACTTTAAGATCATTCTTTAAAAGGAATGTAATTAACAATAATGAAATCAATTCTAAAAGGCTAGAGAATAAAAAATCACTCAATATAGATAAAAATAATGACAGTGCTTTTGAACTAGAGCATAGTAATTTACTAAGTGCAGATGATTTAAAAGAACTTAGAGAAGAAAAAAATTACGGTATAAATCCAAATGAAAGTGTTGGTACTTACTCATTTTTACTTTGGAATAGGCAGTCTTATAAAAAGGGCAAAAGAAAAAAATTCATATTTGATGAAAATAGAGGAGCGATAACTAATGATGTGCCATCAAGTTATTGA
- a CDS encoding DUF3852 family protein gives MKIKNLLKKLPVITAGAGAFITAGTQYAYADANGALNQAKDNVINQIKPIVNTVVVPVIDVVLVAILCVLIAKAVASYKRGVEIELLGIILMVAGITLVTTFPVWGWALIG, from the coding sequence ATGAAAATTAAAAATTTATTAAAAAAATTACCAGTGATTACAGCAGGTGCAGGAGCTTTTATTACAGCAGGAACACAATATGCTTATGCAGATGCAAACGGTGCCTTAAATCAAGCTAAAGACAATGTTATAAACCAAATTAAACCTATAGTTAATACAGTTGTTGTACCTGTCATAGACGTTGTTCTTGTTGCTATTTTGTGCGTTCTGATAGCTAAAGCGGTAGCGTCTTACAAACGTGGTGTAGAAATAGAGCTTTTAGGAATAATCCTAATGGTTGCAGGAATTACACTTGTAACTACATTCCCAGTATGGGGTTGGGCTTTAATTGGATAA
- a CDS encoding conjugal transfer protein TrbL family protein, whose product MMDIVFTYLKDQIIGMAGKVLTYMTNASIDLFSNNLVTNILALFDFIGLILLAVGILFAIANVYIDYLESDCINVHLLIINIIKAIVAYTFIRVGAIALYDLSNTINTYISQIVSTPDYNTQLSTINTVLNNLGIGLIWTLLIGIVALFAVITCLIGRGEKLSIIS is encoded by the coding sequence ATGATGGATATAGTCTTTACTTATCTTAAAGATCAAATTATTGGTATGGCAGGAAAAGTATTAACATATATGACTAATGCCTCAATTGATCTTTTTAGCAACAATCTAGTAACTAATATTCTAGCCCTATTTGACTTTATAGGGCTTATACTGCTTGCTGTAGGAATTCTTTTTGCCATTGCTAATGTTTATATCGACTACTTAGAAAGTGACTGTATAAACGTTCATTTGCTTATTATAAACATCATTAAAGCTATTGTCGCCTATACATTTATACGTGTAGGTGCTATAGCTCTTTACGATTTAAGTAATACAATTAACACTTATATATCTCAAATTGTATCAACACCTGATTATAATACTCAATTATCAACTATAAATACTGTGCTAAATAATCTTGGTATTGGATTGATATGGACTCTTTTAATTGGCATAGTAGCATTATTTGCAGTTATAACCTGCTTAATAGGGCGTGGTGAAAAACTTAGTATTATAAGTTAA